Within the Armatimonadota bacterium genome, the region CACGACGTCCGGATGTTCCAGGGCGTAGCGCACCGTCGCCTCGCCGAGATCCCGGCTACCTTCTCAGCACGTTCCGGATGTCCTCGAGCCCCACCCGCCCCACGACCACCCCGCCGTCACCGACTACGATCACGGAGGCCACGTCCGTCCGCAGGAGGACCGAGAGGGCCGAGCGCAGGTCATCGTCCGCCCTCACCGTCGCCACGTCCCCCAAGACGTCCCCGCCCCGCGCAGCGTCCCCTCGCAGGACCGACGCCACCGGCATCAGGCTGAGGTGGCGCAACACGTCGTCGCTGGCCAGCAGTTCGGCGACGAACGCGTCGCGCGGCCGGGTCAGGATTGCCAGGGGCCGGTCGTGCTGGACGATGCGGCCGTTCCGCATCACCGCAATCCGGTCGGCCAGCCGCAGCGCCTCGTCGACGTCGTGCGTCACGAAGACGATCGTCTTGCGCAGCTTCCGCTGGATGGCCCGCAGTTCGTCCTGCAGCCGCGCGCGGGTGATCGCGTCGACTGCGCCGAACGGCTCGTCCATCAGCATGATCGCCGGATCGGCGGCCAGGGCCCGCGCCAGCCCCACCCGTTGCTGCTCCCCGCCCGACAGCTCGCGCGGACGGCGGCGGCGGTACTCGCGCGGCAGGCCGACCAGATCGAGCAACTCGTCGATCCGCGCCTCGATCCTTGCCCGGGGCCAGCCCAGCAGTTCCGGGACGACGGCGATGTTCTGCTCCACCCTCAGATGCGGGAACAGGCCGATCTGTTGGATTACGTACCCGATGCGGCGGCGCAGCTGGGTGGGAGGTTGGGAGCGGATGTCGTCGCCGCCGATGAGGATGCGGCCGCTGTCAGGCTCGTACAGCCGGTTGATCAGCTTCAGCAGGGTCGTCTTGCCGCAGCCGGAGGGTCCCAGCAGCACCGTGAGCTCTCCGGCGTCGACGGACAGACTGCAGTCGTCCACCGCAGGCCGGGGCGAGCCCGAAAAGCGCTTGGTGACGTGCTCGATCGCGATGGCGGTCATGGGTCCGCGGGGCACCGACAGCCGTCCGCCGGGACCGGTCACCGCCCACCGACCACGGCGTCGGCTATCGCTTCCGGATCAGTCCTCTCTCCTCCAGGAACTCGCGCGCGACGACCGCGAACTCCCTCTTCTCAGGGCCGTCCACTCTCCAGTTCAGCTCCGCCATGATGGCGTCCGTCAAGGAGGGGGCGAGTTTGTTGAGAGCATCGGCGATCTTCGGATATCTCTCGAGCACTTCGGCCCGCACGACCGGAGCCGCCTGGTAGACCGGGTAAAAGTTCTTGTCGTCGCGCAGCAGCACCAGCCCCAATCCGCTGATCTGCCCGTCGGTCCCGAACGCCACGACCACGTCGACCTGACCGTTGACGAGCGCCTCGTACCGCAGGCTGCCGGTGCCCAGCTGGCGGAACTCCTTGAAGCGGAATCCGCCGTATGCCTGCTGCAGCCCCTTGATCCCGTCCTCGCGCTCGGCGAACTCCGCCGGCGCACCCAGACGCAGCTCGCTCGCTCTGCGCGCGAGGTCGGAGTACGTGCGGATCTCGTACCTCTCGGACACCTCCCGCGTGGTGGCCAGCGCCTGCGTGTTGTTGAACGGTGCGGGCTCCAGCCACACCAAGTCGAACTTCTGCCGGTATCCGTTGCGCACCGCCTCGACGACCGCCTGCGCGTTGGGCAGCGGCCGCTCCTTCAGCACGGTCAGCAACCCGGTGCTGGTGTACTCCGGATACAGGTCGA harbors:
- a CDS encoding ABC transporter ATP-binding protein, yielding MTAIAIEHVTKRFSGSPRPAVDDCSLSVDAGELTVLLGPSGCGKTTLLKLINRLYEPDSGRILIGGDDIRSQPPTQLRRRIGYVIQQIGLFPHLRVEQNIAVVPELLGWPRARIEARIDELLDLVGLPREYRRRRPRELSGGEQQRVGLARALAADPAIMLMDEPFGAVDAITRARLQDELRAIQRKLRKTIVFVTHDVDEALRLADRIAVMRNGRIVQHDRPLAILTRPRDAFVAELLASDDVLRHLSLMPVASVLRGDAARGGDVLGDVATVRADDDLRSALSVLLRTDVASVIVVGDGGVVVGRVGLEDIRNVLRR
- a CDS encoding glycine betaine ABC transporter substrate-binding protein, producing the protein MRTRMLVLLLGVVLAAVGCARRGGEAPTVRVGSKDFTEAFILAEMYALLLEDAGFRVERKFNLGGTPVAHEALLKGEIDLYPEYTSTGLLTVLKERPLPNAQAVVEAVRNGYRQKFDLVWLEPAPFNNTQALATTREVSERYEIRTYSDLARRASELRLGAPAEFAEREDGIKGLQQAYGGFRFKEFRQLGTGSLRYEALVNGQVDVVVAFGTDGQISGLGLVLLRDDKNFYPVYQAAPVVRAEVLERYPKIADALNKLAPSLTDAIMAELNWRVDGPEKREFAVVAREFLEERGLIRKR